Below is a window of Ruegeria sp. THAF33 DNA.
CAAGGTATCCCGACCGGAGAGATTGCCGTCAAAGCCGAAAACTGGCGGGATATGATCGCAATGGCAAACGCGGCGGGTGCCCTTCCCGATCAGGCCGTAGATCCCGTCACCCGAGGGCTGAACTTTCTGGCAGGGCTGGGCGGAAACCCCAACGCGCTGGATCTGCAACTGAATTTCCGCGATGGTTTCGTGGCGCTCGGGCCGCTGCCTTTGGGCCCTGCCCCGCGCCTGATCCTGCGTTAACGGCAGTAGGGTCCGCTGCGATAGCGGGCCGTATCAAGGTGGAAATGATCCTTGTGATAGCGATCGGAATTCGGTCCCAGCACGGTGCCAAACGGGCCGCACGCCCCGCGCCAGATCTTCTTGAGCTGTTTCTGAGACGGGTTCTTGCGCCACCCGTTCAGGACGGTCACCACCTCACCGTCGGCCATTTTGAAACCTGAGATATCGATCGCACGGCCCTTGCCATGTTCGGATATCCGCGCGCCTTTGCGGTTGTTGCGGGTTCGGCAGGCATAATGGGCGGCGATTTGCAGCTCGACCACGGGCCCGCGGCGTTTGAAGGTGGGTTTGACGGTCTTGTCGACCCACTTGTTCAACGCAATGGCGGTGCCGCAATCCATCGTCGAGGGGCGGCTGAGCATCACACCCGAAACCGAGGTGATCTGTACCGCATCCTTGACACCGCAGGCTGAATTCTTGCTGCCCACACGGCCAACAGGCTTGCCCTGAATGGCAATATCCCCGCAAACAGACCCTTTGCGCAGCTTGCGCCTTTTGAACAACACCTGCTGCTCGACAGACTCGGGCCGCAAATAAGGCATCAAGGACGTATCCGGCCCCAGAAGTGGCAGCTCCGACGGGCGCGCCGCCGCAGCCGTGACTTGCGGAGAAACCGGACGCGAAACCGGACGGAGGTTGGCAATGTCAAAAGGGGCAGGCGCGCTGACAGCCTGCTGAACAGTCAAAGGGCGCATGAGGGGCACCAAAGACTGATCAAGGGGCGCGGCCTGAACCGGCGCGGCGCTCAAAGCCACGACCCCGATCAGAATATGCCCCCAGCGCAGTCTCATGAACTTGTCTTTCCCCGCCCAAAGTCCGGCGCATCCGTATCCTGCCCGGCATCGATGATGCCGCGACGAATAGCACGGGTGCGGGTGAAGTAGTCAAACAAATGATCGCCGTCGCCGGTGCGTATGGCGCGTTGCAGGGCAAAAAGCTCTTCGGTGAACCGGCCCAGGATTTCCAGCGTCGCATCCTTGTTGGACAGGAACACATCCCGCCACATGGTCGGATCGGACGCGGCAATCCGGGTGAAGTCGCGGAAGCCGGCGGCCGAATATTTGATGACTTCGCTGTCGGTTACCCGTCGCAGATCGTCGGCCACGCCAACCATCGTGTAGGCAATCAGGTGCGGCGCATGGGACGTTACGGCGAGAACCAGATCGTGGTGATCCGCATCCATCTCATCGACATTCGACCCCATGCCCTCCCAAAGCGCGCGCAGGCGGGCAATGGCATCCGGGTCCGAACCCTCGACTGGGACCAACAGGCACCAGCGATTGTCAAAGAGTTCGGCAAACCCGGATTCAGGGCCGGAATGCTCGGTCCCTGCCAAGGGATGCGCGGGAACGAAATGCACACCGTCGGGGATATGCGGTTGCACCGCCCGAATGACGCCCCGCTTGACCGAACCCACATCCGAAACGGTAGCACCGGGTTTCAGAACGGGTGCAATTTCTTCTGCAACCGCGCCCATAGCCCCCACAGGCACGCAGAGTACGACAAGATCGGCGCCTTCGACCGCCTCGCGTGCCGTGTCGCAAACACGGTCACACAATCCGATCCTGCGCGCGGCTTCACGGGACTTTTCAGACCGGGCATAACCCGTCACTTCCCCGGCCAGCCCTGCACGCTTCATCGCCCAGAACATGGACGAAGCAATCAGGCCCAGCCCGATCAGCGCAACGCGGTCGTAAATCTGGCTCATGCTGCGCCCTCTTTGAATGCAGTGATCGCCGCAACCACACGGCGGCAGGCTTCTTCGTCGCCCACGGTGATCCGCAAGGCGTTCGGCAGGTTGTAGCCTGCAACCCGGCGGACAATCAAACCTTGCGTTTTCAGGTAGTCATCGCAGGCCTCAGCCTCGGCCCGATCGGCGAAACGCGCTAGGATGAAGTTGGTGCAGGACGGGTCCGACGGCACGCCTGCCTTGGCCAATTGATCGGCCAGCCACACGCGAAGGCGCGCGTTTTCGGCCTGACAGAAGGTCAGGAATTCCACATCGTTTACCGCAGCTTCAGCCGCCGCCAATGCGGTCATTGACAGGTTGAAGGGCTGGCGCACCCGGTTCAGCACGTCGATGATCGGGCGGTGCGCATAGCCCCATCCGACACGCATACCGCCCAACCCGTACACTTTTGAGAAGGTGCGCGTCATGATTACATTCCCATGGGCGTCAACCAGCGACGCCCCGCCATCGAACCCCTCGACAAACTCCGCATAAGCGCCATCAAGAACCATCAGGCAGGCGTCGGGCAGACCCAACGCCAGACGTTCCAGTTCGTCGTTCGGGATCATGGTCGAAGTTGGATTCCCGGGGTTGGTGACAAACACGATCCGCGTCTGCCCCGTCACCGCGGCGAGAATGGCATCCACATCCACTTTGCGGTCACGTTCGGCCACCATGACCGGCGTCGCGCCGGCCATGCGGGCGATGATCGGGTACATGGAAAACCCGTGCTCGGTATAGATCACCTCGTCCCCCGGCCCCGCGTAGGCCTGGGCGACGAATTGCAATACCTCGTCGCTGCCGACACCGCAGATGATCCGCGCTGGGTCCAGCCCATGGCGTGCGCCGATGGCCGCGCGCAGGCTCGCGTGGTCGGTGCTGGGATAACGATGCAGAGTGGCCGCGCTATCGCGCACCGCCTCTATGGCCTTGGGGCTGGGTCCAAACGGGTTCTCGTTCGAGCTCAGCTTGATGACATGCTCCACTCCCGCCACGTGCGACTGACCGCCCTGATACAGCGCGATGTCCATAATGCCGGGTTGTGGGGTGATCTTGGTCATGAGAGGCTCCGTTGAATGGGCCTCTCATACCTGTCTCAAAGGGTTGAGAAAAGCGGCAATTCCCTCATGCGGCCTTGAAGCGCGCTGTTGCCGGGTCAGCGTTGTAGTAAGGCGTGAATTCTTCGGTCCGGTGCGACAGGTCATTGACGCTGTCGATGATGAACTGAACCGTCTCTTCGCTCATCAGATATGAGAAATTCAGACGCACCCAGCCGGGTTTTTTCATTTCTTCCCCAGCGGACAAGGCAGCGTGCAGCGCCTCTGAAGTTGTCCGATCGATCCCCAGCAAGCGGTGGGCGTAGGGTCCGGCACAGGCACAGCCGCCCCGCGCCTGAATGCCGTAGATATCGCTGAGCATCCGCGTGAACAGCTGCTGATGCACGGGCTGGCCCGCATTGTCGCGCACCAGGAAGGAAAAGATCGGCAGACGGTGCGCTTTCTCGACCCCAAGCAGGGTCAGGTTCGGGTTGTTCTTCCAGCCGTCCAGCGCCATTTGATTATACTGCGCCTCACGCCGGGCGATTTCGTCCGTTCCGACGACATCCTTGACGATGAAGGCCAGCGCCGCACGAATGTCTCCGATCACGTTGGGCGTCCCGGCCTCTTCCCGGGTGGACAGATCGGTGCTGTAGTCATGCCGCCACGGTGACACGAAACTGACGGTTCCACCGCCGGGCCAGCTGGGGCACGTCCGTTTCACGGCCGATTGGTTCACAACCAAAACACCTGACGCGCCCGGGCCACCGGGAAACTTGTGCGGCGAAACCACGATCGCATCCTTTCGGGCCCCTTCCGGCCCCATGTCCATCGGCAGGTAGGGCCCACCACCGGCATAGTCCCAAACGGCCAAGGCACCATACGCCTTGAGCATCCGCGTGACCGGATCAGGATCGGTAACAATGCCCGTTACGTTGGACGCGGTAGAAAACGATCCGACCACCAAATCGGCATCCACATGGGCCTCCAGTGCGGCTTTCAAGGCATGCAGGTCCACACCACCGCCCTCGGCCTCGGGGATTTCGATGACACGTGCCTTGCTTTCGCGCCACGGCAGAATGTTTGAGTGATGTTCATACGGGCCGATCAAGACAATCGGCTGGTCAGCCTCTGCCACCCCTAGCAGGCTGACCAACCGATTGAGCCCCGCAGTGGCGCCGGACCCGGTAAAGATCACCGCGTCCTCTTCCCGAGCACCAACAATGCGGGCTATTTCCGCCCGCGCTTCGCGGCGCAGACGTGTCATGTAGGACCCACAGTAGGAGGCCTCGGTGTGACTGTTTGCGTAAAACGGCAATACGTCCTGCGCCACAAAATCCTCGACCTGCCGCAACGCGCGGCCCGAAGCGACGTAATCCGCATAGACAAGCGGCACGTCTCCAAGCAGACCCGGGATCAGAACGTTCTCGCCGATCAGCCCATCGCGCAGATTTGAATTGTGAGCGGTGGAACAGAGTTCCGCACGAAATTTGGACAGGGTCATGACATTGGCTCCTTACTGCCATACCAATGTGATATTTCTGGCCCGAGGAAACTTCACATATCTTTGCGTGGATTTTAAAAAATTTGTGTCATATGATCAGTTATGACATCAAAAATAGATCAAATTGATACACGCATTCTGAAAGAGCTGCAAAAGGACGCCACCCTGTCACAGCGGGAATTGGCGGATCGGGTTGGCCTGTCCCAGAATGCCTGCTGGCGGCGCTTGAAGGCCCTGAACGAAAACGGTGTGCTGATCGGATCCACGGCCCGCATCGCACGAGAGGAACTGGGGTTGAGCCTTGTGGTCTTCGTCATGCTCCGCACCCGACACCACTCTGCCCAGTGGCTTCAGGCGTTTCGGAGCCATGTTCTGACAATCCCGGAAGTCGTGGATTTTCATCGGATCGGAGGGGACTACGACTATCAGCTGAAAGTCGTAACGCAGGACATGTCGTCATATGACAAGGTCTATCAACGATTGATCGAAAAGGTCGAGCTGGACAGCGTGACCTCGTATTTCGCGATGGAAGCGATCGCCGAAGGCAGGCCCCTGCCGATCTGACACGCACTTCATTTGCCCAAAAACATTTGCCCAAAAACACCCTAAGGAGTCGCGGGCAATGTCGCGATGACGGCTTCGCTATGGGCAAACCATAAAAAAAGACCGCGCCAAAAGCGCGGCCTTTCAGAATTCGATTGCGGCGAAGATCAGTTCTTCGCGTAGAATTCGACGACCAGGTTCGGTTCCATGACGACCGGGTAAGGCACATCGCTGAGGCCCGGCGCGCGCACGAACGTCGCGGTCATTTTCGAGTGGTCGGCGTCGATGTAGTCAGGAACGTCACGCTCGGCCAGCGCAACGGCTTCCAAGACAACAGCCAGTTGTTTGGATTTGTCACGCACCTCAATCACGTCACCTTCTTTGACGCGGTAGGACGGGATGTTTACACGCTTGCCGTTCACTTTGACGTGGCCGTGGTTCACGAACTGGCGTGCGGCAAAAACAGTTGCGACAAACTTGGCGCGGTAGACCACAGCGTCCAGGCGGCGCTCCAGCAGGCCGATCAGGTTTTCACCGGTGTCGCCCTTCACACGCTCGGCTTCGGCGTAGATGCGGCGGAACTGCTTCTCGGTCAGGTCGCCGTAGTAGCCTTTCAGCTTCTGCTTGGCCCGCAGCTGCAGACCGAAGTCCGACAGTTTGCCCTTGCGGCGCTGGCCATGCTGGCCGGGGCCGTATTCGCGACGGTTGACCGGGGATTTCGGACGACCCCAGATGTTTTCGCCCATCCGGCGGTCGATTTTGTACTTGGCAGACGTGCGTTTGGTCACGGCTGATCTCCTTCGTTAGGTCGAAGCCCCGACGGGCCACTATGAAGGGCGTTGTCCTCTTGAGGTCTCCCCCATGACAGGCATCCCCTTGCGGGGGCCACCAACACCAATGAAGCCGCGCTTATATCCGCAATGCTGGCGGAGTCAACACAGCATTCCGCAAAGTTCAGAAAAACGATCAGGGCAGACAGCCAGCGAACCCGGCAGCGCGCCGAAACCGTCTGGCGGCACCTTGAAAACTTAGTTTGAAGCCGGGAAAGAAACTACCGTCGCGCCGCTTTTCGCGGCGGGGTTTGGGATCATCGCAACCTCGGTCACTTCGACAATCCAGAACTCTTCATCCCGTGGCGGGCAAGCGCCTTCGAACACGAGAGCCCGCGACGTATCGTTGCCATCGGCAACAAGCTTGGCAGAGAACTTCTGCGCACCGTTGGTAAGGGTAAGGGTTCCGGCCACGTGGCCTGGAATGTCACGGACAATTGGAAAGTGGCTGTTCACCTGGCTGGCAGCGCCCCCGACATTTCCTATTTTTCCGATGCTTTGCTCGGCAGCCTCGCTCATGACGATTGCTTGACCACGCCATGACCATGCCGATCCGATCGTCAAACAGGAAAGAGGAGCGTCTTCAAGCCCGTCAATTTCCGTCTGACACCAGGAAATAGCTATTTGACCGTTTGTTCCGGCTCTCATCTGCCCACTCGCACTTACAACACCCCAACACTTAATTTTATCCTTATCAGCACAAATTCCGGCGGAAAAGAGACAGAACTGCAGCAATCACAAGATTGTTGTTAATGTGACTCAATAATTGGCGCCATCCGTCAGGGGTGACGGCCCGTCGATGACGGTTGTGGTCAGCGATGGCCGAAACCGATGCCAGATAGCAATTCCAATTCATCGGAGAACGTGTGGAACGCTGTCCCGATAACTGCGGGTACAACGCTCAGAGCAATGGGGCCAGCGTTCCGGATTTCCGTCAGCCGCGCGCCCAAGAACGGTTTCCTGAGATAAAGCTCTCATCAAATCAGGCCGCAAAAACACGCGGGTCCTGGTTGGCAACGGGCTGAAGGGCCTTTGTTTGAGTCAATTTTCAAATGGCGCAGGAAATTCATCCATGTCACCCTCGGGTTGCCGGGATCACCGGTACGCTATTGCCAACGGAAGCCTGACTCCGACAATTGTCTTTGAACCCGCCCGGGATAGTCGGATACGATTGCGTCCACGCCCAGATCGATCATCCTGCCGATATCTTCGTGTTCGTTGACTGTCCACACGACGACGCACAGGCCCAGTTCTTTTGCGCGCGTGACGTTTTCGGGCGTTACATCCGCAAAGTACGGGCACCAAAGCGAACCGCCGGCCTGCTTTACCAAGTTTGGAATTTCGTCGCGACGGCCACGAAAGTCCGGGCAAACGGATTTTGAGGAATCCTCGCCAACATCGTCGGCATTGTCCGGAAGTTGCGTCAGGTAGGATGAAGGCATATCCGGAGCTTGCCTCTGACACTCCGCCAACAGGTTCCAATCAAAACTGTGAAGCACCGCGCGCGAAGATAACCCTTTGCCGCGAACATCCCCAAGTACTCTGCGGACAAAGTTCTCTCGGTAAAGTGCATCATGGGCCAGGTCGGGGTCCGACTTCAGCTCGAGCATCAGATGGGCATCACGGTATTTCGGGTCATCGACCAAATCGAGCAGATCCAACAGCCTTGGAACACGAACATCGTCTATTTGCGCCTGATCCGGGAAGCGTTGGCCATAGGCGGAATGGCCGTCCAGACGCCCGATATCGAATTGTCGGATCTGTTCGTAAGTCAGCGAGGATACTTTCGGCTCTTCCCCGGTCAGAAACAGGCCATTGCCATCGCGGAAACTGGCCGAATGCAGGCGATGATTGTGCGTAATGACCGGCACATCATCGGCTGTCAGGACAACGTCAAATTCAAGAAGCGGGACGCCAATGGAAAGTGAAAAGTCGAAGCCGATCAAGCTGTTTTCAGGCAACACGCCCCGTGCCCCACGATGCCCCACGACCCGGATCAGGTTCTCCCCGCCGCGAAAGGCCTCAACCTGTTGAAACGCCATCAGCCTTCCAGCCTTTGGCCTGTTGCGTGGTCAAACAAATGCATGTTCTCCGGTGCCACCGAGAACCGCATAATCGGATGGCGTCCTTCGATCGGGTGAACACCGGGAAGGCTTGCCGTGATCGCGCTTTCAGAGCCCGACAGGTGACCGTGCAGCAACGTGTTGGCCCCAAGCGGTTCAGCCATCTGAATCGCGGCTTCAAGCGGGCCATTGTCATCCGACAACAGATGCTCTGGTCTTATGCCAAGCTTCACGGCGCAGTCCGGACCCCCAGAGGGGCCGACTTCGATTTCTCCGATCTTGACCGCCCCGTTTTCGCGCCGTGCTTCGAATATGTTCATTGCCGGGCTGCCGATGAATTGCGCGGCAAACAGCGTCTGCGGAGTTTCATAGACCTCGAGCGGCGTGCCGATCTGCTCGGCTATGCCGCCGTTCATCACGATCATCCTGTCCGCCATCGTCATTGCTTCGACCTGATCATGCGTGACGTAAAGTGACGTGATCCCAAGCTTTTCCTGAAGTTCGCGTATTTCCAGACGCATCTGAACACGAAGCTTGGCATCGAGGTTCGAGAGCGGCTCGTCAAACAGGAAAACAGCGGGCTCGCGGACAATGGCCCGGCCCATCGCGACCCTCTGGCGCTGACCGCCGGACAACTGCCTGGGTTTGCGATCCAGCAAAGGTTCAAGCTGCAACAGCTTTGCCGCCTGGGTCACCTTTTGATCGATCTGAGCCTTGGGCAGCCCCGCGATCTTCAGGCCATACCCCATGTTCTGGCGCACGGACATATGTGGATAGAGCGCGTAGTTCTGGAACACCATGGCGATGTCGCGATCCATGGGCTCTTTGTCATTGGCGCGTTCACCGCCGATCCGGATTTCCCCGGACGTGACCGTTTCCAGCCCCGCCACCATCCGCAACAATGTGGACTTGCCGCAGCCTGACGGGCCAACGATCACGATGAACTCTCCATCGGCGATATCGACATCAACGCCGTGGATCACATCCGTCGGGCCAAAGCTCTTTTTGACATTCTCTAAGGTAACTGTTGCCATTTCTTACTTCTCGCTATCGACAAGGCCACGGACAAAGAGCTTTTGCATCGACACCACCACGATGACCGGCGGGATCATCGCCAGAATGGACGTCGCCATGATCGTCGGCCAATGCGCAAAGTCGTCACCGGACGGGAACATCTGCTTAATACCCATCACGATGGTATTCATTTCGGGATCGGTCGTGATCAGCAGCGGCCAAAGGTACTGGTTCCACCCATAGATGAACAGGATCACGAACAGTGCGGCGATGTTGGTCCGGCTCATGGGGACGACGATATCGATGAAGAACCGCATCGGTCGCGCGCCGTCGACCCGGGCTGCCTCGGCAAGCTCATCGGGGATGGTCAGAAAGAACTGACGGAACAGGAAGGTTGCCGTGGCCGAGGCGATCAGGGGAAAGATCAGCCCGTAATAGCTGTTGAGCATGCCGAACCCGGCGACAACTTCGAACGTCGGAACGATGCGGACTTCGACCGGCAGCATCAGGGTCAGGAAGATCAGCCAGAAGAACGTCGTTCGCCCGGGAAAGCGGAAATAGACAATCGCGAAAGCCGACAGCAGAGAGATGATGATTTTGCCGACTGCAATTCCGATTGCCATCACCAGGCTGTTGAACAGCATCGTGGCAACGGGCACATTTACCCCCGAGAACAGCGCCGCCTTGTAGTTCACCCAGAACTGATCGCCGGGCACGACAGGCATCGGTGGCGAGACGATCTCGGCCTGGGTCACGGTCGAAGCCACGAAGGCAAGCCATATCGGGAAAAATATGATCAGGACACCGAGGATCATGAGGGCATGGGACAACCAGATGCCCGCGCCGCGTTTTTCGACCATTCCGTGTTGTTGGGCCGCCATCAGTAATGCACCCTCTTTTCCACGTATTTGAACTGGATGACCGTCAACAGTCCCACGACGATCAGCAAGATGACTGATTGCGCCGAAGACGAGCCGAGGTCCTGCCCCACAAACCCGTCCGAAAATACCTTGTAGACAAGGATTGTCGTCGACTGTTGCGGCCCGCCGCCGGTGATCGTGTGGATCACGCCAAAGGTTTCGAAGAAGGCATAAACGACGTTCACCACCAGCAAGAAGAACGCCGTCGGCGACAGCAGCGGCAGTACGATCGTGAAGAATCGGCGCCAGAAATGCGCGCCGTCAATCGCCGCCGCCTCGATCACGGATCTTGGAACGGATTGCAGGGCAGCGAAAAAGAACAGGAAGTTATAGCTTATGCGCCCCCAGGCCGAAGCAACGACCACCAGCCCCATGGCTTCGGTGCCGTTCAGAACGTGGTTCCAGTCATATCCAAGCTGGCCAAGATACCATGACACGACGCCGACGCGCGTGTTGAACATGAAAAGCCACAGAACGCCCGCGACCGCAGGGGCAACAGCGTAGGGCCAGATCAGCAACGTCCGATAGACCCCGGACCCTTTGATCAATCGATCCGCAATGACCGCAAGAAACAAGGCAGGGATCATCGAGCACAACGTGACCAGCGTGGAAAACACCGCCGTCGTCACGAAAGAGGCGCGATAAAACTTGTCACTCAGCAGGAATTCAAAATTGCCGAGCCCCACGAACTGGGACGACAGCCCGAACGGGTCAGGTATGAAC
It encodes the following:
- the ugpE gene encoding sn-glycerol-3-phosphate ABC transporter permease UgpE is translated as MVEKRGAGIWLSHALMILGVLIIFFPIWLAFVASTVTQAEIVSPPMPVVPGDQFWVNYKAALFSGVNVPVATMLFNSLVMAIGIAVGKIIISLLSAFAIVYFRFPGRTTFFWLIFLTLMLPVEVRIVPTFEVVAGFGMLNSYYGLIFPLIASATATFLFRQFFLTIPDELAEAARVDGARPMRFFIDIVVPMSRTNIAALFVILFIYGWNQYLWPLLITTDPEMNTIVMGIKQMFPSGDDFAHWPTIMATSILAMIPPVIVVVSMQKLFVRGLVDSEK
- a CDS encoding glycerophosphodiester phosphodiesterase family protein, coding for MAFQQVEAFRGGENLIRVVGHRGARGVLPENSLIGFDFSLSIGVPLLEFDVVLTADDVPVITHNHRLHSASFRDGNGLFLTGEEPKVSSLTYEQIRQFDIGRLDGHSAYGQRFPDQAQIDDVRVPRLLDLLDLVDDPKYRDAHLMLELKSDPDLAHDALYRENFVRRVLGDVRGKGLSSRAVLHSFDWNLLAECQRQAPDMPSSYLTQLPDNADDVGEDSSKSVCPDFRGRRDEIPNLVKQAGGSLWCPYFADVTPENVTRAKELGLCVVVWTVNEHEDIGRMIDLGVDAIVSDYPGRVQRQLSESGFRWQ
- a CDS encoding Lrp/AsnC family transcriptional regulator, which translates into the protein MTSKIDQIDTRILKELQKDATLSQRELADRVGLSQNACWRRLKALNENGVLIGSTARIAREELGLSLVVFVMLRTRHHSAQWLQAFRSHVLTIPEVVDFHRIGGDYDYQLKVVTQDMSSYDKVYQRLIEKVELDSVTSYFAMEAIAEGRPLPI
- the ugpA gene encoding sn-glycerol-3-phosphate ABC transporter permease UgpA, producing MEKRVTFRGWLLPLALIAPQVIISAVFFFYPAGQAIWQSLFIPDPFGLSSQFVGLGNFEFLLSDKFYRASFVTTAVFSTLVTLCSMIPALFLAVIADRLIKGSGVYRTLLIWPYAVAPAVAGVLWLFMFNTRVGVVSWYLGQLGYDWNHVLNGTEAMGLVVVASAWGRISYNFLFFFAALQSVPRSVIEAAAIDGAHFWRRFFTIVLPLLSPTAFFLLVVNVVYAFFETFGVIHTITGGGPQQSTTILVYKVFSDGFVGQDLGSSSAQSVILLIVVGLLTVIQFKYVEKRVHY
- a CDS encoding extensin family protein, which translates into the protein MRLRWGHILIGVVALSAAPVQAAPLDQSLVPLMRPLTVQQAVSAPAPFDIANLRPVSRPVSPQVTAAAARPSELPLLGPDTSLMPYLRPESVEQQVLFKRRKLRKGSVCGDIAIQGKPVGRVGSKNSACGVKDAVQITSVSGVMLSRPSTMDCGTAIALNKWVDKTVKPTFKRRGPVVELQIAAHYACRTRNNRKGARISEHGKGRAIDISGFKMADGEVVTVLNGWRKNPSQKQLKKIWRGACGPFGTVLGPNSDRYHKDHFHLDTARYRSGPYCR
- a CDS encoding aminotransferase class V-fold PLP-dependent enzyme, with amino-acid sequence MTLSKFRAELCSTAHNSNLRDGLIGENVLIPGLLGDVPLVYADYVASGRALRQVEDFVAQDVLPFYANSHTEASYCGSYMTRLRREARAEIARIVGAREEDAVIFTGSGATAGLNRLVSLLGVAEADQPIVLIGPYEHHSNILPWRESKARVIEIPEAEGGGVDLHALKAALEAHVDADLVVGSFSTASNVTGIVTDPDPVTRMLKAYGALAVWDYAGGGPYLPMDMGPEGARKDAIVVSPHKFPGGPGASGVLVVNQSAVKRTCPSWPGGGTVSFVSPWRHDYSTDLSTREEAGTPNVIGDIRAALAFIVKDVVGTDEIARREAQYNQMALDGWKNNPNLTLLGVEKAHRLPIFSFLVRDNAGQPVHQQLFTRMLSDIYGIQARGGCACAGPYAHRLLGIDRTTSEALHAALSAGEEMKKPGWVRLNFSYLMSEETVQFIIDSVNDLSHRTEEFTPYYNADPATARFKAA
- a CDS encoding sn-glycerol-3-phosphate import ATP-binding protein UgpC, which translates into the protein MATVTLENVKKSFGPTDVIHGVDVDIADGEFIVIVGPSGCGKSTLLRMVAGLETVTSGEIRIGGERANDKEPMDRDIAMVFQNYALYPHMSVRQNMGYGLKIAGLPKAQIDQKVTQAAKLLQLEPLLDRKPRQLSGGQRQRVAMGRAIVREPAVFLFDEPLSNLDAKLRVQMRLEIRELQEKLGITSLYVTHDQVEAMTMADRMIVMNGGIAEQIGTPLEVYETPQTLFAAQFIGSPAMNIFEARRENGAVKIGEIEVGPSGGPDCAVKLGIRPEHLLSDDNGPLEAAIQMAEPLGANTLLHGHLSGSESAITASLPGVHPIEGRHPIMRFSVAPENMHLFDHATGQRLEG
- a CDS encoding prephenate/arogenate dehydrogenase family protein, which gives rise to MSQIYDRVALIGLGLIASSMFWAMKRAGLAGEVTGYARSEKSREAARRIGLCDRVCDTAREAVEGADLVVLCVPVGAMGAVAEEIAPVLKPGATVSDVGSVKRGVIRAVQPHIPDGVHFVPAHPLAGTEHSGPESGFAELFDNRWCLLVPVEGSDPDAIARLRALWEGMGSNVDEMDADHHDLVLAVTSHAPHLIAYTMVGVADDLRRVTDSEVIKYSAAGFRDFTRIAASDPTMWRDVFLSNKDATLEILGRFTEELFALQRAIRTGDGDHLFDYFTRTRAIRRGIIDAGQDTDAPDFGRGKTSS
- the rpsD gene encoding 30S ribosomal protein S4; translated protein: MTKRTSAKYKIDRRMGENIWGRPKSPVNRREYGPGQHGQRRKGKLSDFGLQLRAKQKLKGYYGDLTEKQFRRIYAEAERVKGDTGENLIGLLERRLDAVVYRAKFVATVFAARQFVNHGHVKVNGKRVNIPSYRVKEGDVIEVRDKSKQLAVVLEAVALAERDVPDYIDADHSKMTATFVRAPGLSDVPYPVVMEPNLVVEFYAKN
- the hisC gene encoding histidinol-phosphate transaminase, with the translated sequence MTKITPQPGIMDIALYQGGQSHVAGVEHVIKLSSNENPFGPSPKAIEAVRDSAATLHRYPSTDHASLRAAIGARHGLDPARIICGVGSDEVLQFVAQAYAGPGDEVIYTEHGFSMYPIIARMAGATPVMVAERDRKVDVDAILAAVTGQTRIVFVTNPGNPTSTMIPNDELERLALGLPDACLMVLDGAYAEFVEGFDGGASLVDAHGNVIMTRTFSKVYGLGGMRVGWGYAHRPIIDVLNRVRQPFNLSMTALAAAEAAVNDVEFLTFCQAENARLRVWLADQLAKAGVPSDPSCTNFILARFADRAEAEACDDYLKTQGLIVRRVAGYNLPNALRITVGDEEACRRVVAAITAFKEGAA